Proteins from a genomic interval of Rosa chinensis cultivar Old Blush chromosome 2, RchiOBHm-V2, whole genome shotgun sequence:
- the LOC112187868 gene encoding protein CHAPERONE-LIKE PROTEIN OF POR1, chloroplastic, which produces MSSVAGLTGSPSRCCFPVPVGSSTSRCRRVSNLPRAWKPAENSVLLRAERSYWAGVTQRSNARKTHVIKCSMDASFGDMSNEPTAIFPRINVRDPYKRLGISREASEEEIQGARNFLIRQYAGHKPSEDAIESAYDKIIMQQFYDRKNPNIDFKKKFRAVSQSRVVQAVRSRFRTPATQFIIKTSIAFIVLGALTFLFPTEEGPTLQVAISLLATIYFIHERLQSKWRAFLYSAGAFVFSWLVGTFLMVAVIPPIPFIKGLRSFEVITSLITYVLLWVASTYLK; this is translated from the exons ATGAGTTCTGTAGCTGGGCTGACTGGTAGTCCATCCAGATGCTGCTTTCCTGTACCTGTGGGAAGTTCCACTTCTCGGTGCAGGAGAGTTTCCAACCTCCCTCGTGCTTGGAAGCCTGCAGAAAACAGTGTGCTGCTTCGTGCCGAAAG AAGTTATTGGGCTGGCGTTACACAAAGATCGAATGCAAGGAAAACTCATGTGATCAAGTGCTCCATGGATGCTTCCTTTGGTGATATGTCAAATGAACCAACTG CTATCTTTCCTAGGATTAATGTGAGGGACCCATACAAACGGCTTGGGATAAGCAGGGAGgcttctgaagaagaaattcaaGGTGCAAGGAACTTCCTTATCCGACAGTATGCTGGTCACAAACCAAGTGAAGATGCAATTGAATCAGCATATGACAAAATAATCATGCAGCAGTTTTATGATAGGAAGAACCCAAATATCGACTTTAAGAAAAAGTTTAGGGCAGTCAGTCAGTCCCGTGTTGTGCAGGCTGTGAGAAGTAGGTTCCGCACTCCAGCCACACAGTTCATTATAAAAACTTCCATTGCATTTATAGTGCTGGGAGCCCTCACTTTTCTGTTCCCAACCGAAGAAGGTCCAACCCTTCAAGTAGCCATTTCTTTGTTGGCCACCATATATTTCATACATGAAAGACTACAGAGCAAATGGCGAGCTTTTCTCTACAG TGCTGGAGCATTTGTTTTCTCATGGCTGGTGGGAACTTTCTTGATGGTGGCTGTGATTCCACCCATACCTTTCATTAAAGGACTAAGGAGTTTTGAGGTGATAACTTCACTCATAACTTATGTGCTACTCTGGGTCGCGTCTACTTATCTGAAGTAG